A DNA window from Pedobacter africanus contains the following coding sequences:
- a CDS encoding glutamate synthase subunit beta, giving the protein MGKVTGFLEYERTAPAKEDVKVRLKHYNEFVEAFETEQINKQAARCMDCGVPFCQSGCPLGNVIPEFNEAVYKGDWQLATTILLSTNNFPEFTGRICPAPCESACVLGINKSPVSIEEIEKHIIETAFAKGYIKAEQPLIRTGKKVAVIGSGPAGLAAAAQLNKAGHEVVVYERDDTPGGLLNYGIPDFKLQKDVVTRRIALMEKEGIVFKCNANVGVNVELNTLLRDYQSIILAGGSTIPRDLPAQGRDAKGVHFAMDFLKQQNKRVRGFAVEGEDILATGKDVIVIGGGDTGSDCIGTSNRQGAKSVTQFEIMPMPASTRTSNMPWPTYPMLLKVTTSHEEGCERGWGVNTKEFIKDEQGNLKAVKVVDVEWDIDPSGRPLNFKEKPGTERDLPCQLVLLAMGFLHPQKEGLIEKLGVETDNRGNVKAEEGKYQTNIAKIFAAGDMRRGQSLVVWAISEGREAARKVDQYLMGHSSLPSKDGIPYA; this is encoded by the coding sequence ATGGGAAAAGTAACTGGATTTTTAGAGTATGAAAGAACTGCTCCTGCAAAAGAAGATGTTAAAGTTCGTTTAAAACACTATAATGAATTTGTTGAAGCTTTTGAAACTGAGCAAATTAATAAACAGGCAGCCAGATGTATGGATTGCGGGGTGCCGTTTTGCCAGTCGGGCTGCCCGCTGGGTAACGTAATCCCAGAATTTAACGAGGCTGTATATAAAGGAGACTGGCAACTGGCAACAACCATTTTGCTGAGTACCAATAATTTTCCTGAATTTACAGGCAGGATTTGCCCGGCCCCATGTGAGTCTGCATGTGTACTGGGGATCAACAAATCGCCTGTGTCTATTGAAGAGATTGAAAAGCACATTATTGAAACTGCTTTTGCCAAAGGTTACATCAAAGCGGAGCAGCCATTGATCCGTACCGGTAAAAAGGTGGCTGTGATAGGCTCTGGTCCGGCCGGACTGGCAGCAGCAGCGCAGCTCAATAAAGCGGGGCACGAGGTGGTGGTTTACGAACGTGACGATACCCCGGGAGGCTTGCTGAACTATGGCATTCCTGATTTTAAACTGCAGAAAGATGTGGTAACCAGGCGTATTGCGTTAATGGAGAAAGAAGGCATTGTTTTTAAATGCAATGCCAATGTTGGTGTAAATGTAGAACTGAATACCCTGTTAAGGGATTACCAGTCTATCATTCTGGCTGGTGGCTCTACGATCCCGCGCGATCTTCCTGCCCAGGGCAGGGATGCCAAGGGTGTACATTTTGCAATGGACTTTTTAAAGCAGCAGAACAAACGTGTTCGTGGTTTTGCCGTTGAGGGAGAAGACATACTGGCTACCGGAAAAGATGTGATTGTGATTGGTGGCGGCGATACCGGATCTGACTGTATCGGTACTTCTAACCGCCAGGGTGCTAAATCGGTGACCCAGTTCGAGATCATGCCAATGCCGGCATCGACCAGGACTTCAAATATGCCATGGCCAACGTATCCGATGCTGCTGAAGGTGACGACCTCACATGAAGAAGGCTGCGAACGCGGCTGGGGCGTGAATACCAAAGAATTCATTAAAGATGAGCAAGGAAACCTGAAAGCGGTAAAAGTGGTTGATGTAGAATGGGATATAGATCCTTCGGGCCGTCCGCTAAACTTCAAGGAAAAACCTGGTACCGAACGCGATCTGCCTTGCCAGCTGGTATTGCTGGCTATGGGCTTCCTCCATCCGCAAAAAGAAGGCTTGATTGAAAAATTGGGCGTTGAAACAGATAACCGTGGTAATGTTAAGGCCGAGGAAGGTAAATACCAGACCAATATAGCCAAGATATTTGCTGCCGGCGACATGCGCCGCGGTCAGTCACTGGTGGTTTGGGCCATTTCCGAAGGCAGGGAAGCTGCACGTAAGGTAGACCAGTACCTGATGGGACACAGCAGTCTGCCCTCTAAGGATGGTATTCCTTACGCTTAA
- a CDS encoding RNA methyltransferase, translating into MQKLKLDELNRVDIEAFKAQEKLPVVVVLDNVRSMHNVGSVFRTADGFAIEKLYLCGITAQPPHREIEKTALGATQSVEWVHFESTTEAITALRADGYQIIAIEQAAGSIMLNTYKPSRTKKYALIFGNEVNGVADEVMAQIDECVEIPQFGTKHSFNIVISAGIVLWDFFAKLRL; encoded by the coding sequence ATGCAAAAGTTAAAATTAGATGAGCTGAACCGTGTTGATATCGAAGCATTCAAAGCACAGGAAAAACTGCCTGTTGTAGTGGTACTGGATAATGTACGCAGTATGCACAATGTAGGCTCGGTTTTCAGAACTGCTGATGGTTTTGCCATCGAAAAGCTATACCTCTGTGGTATTACCGCACAGCCACCGCATCGCGAAATAGAAAAAACAGCCCTGGGCGCCACCCAATCCGTAGAATGGGTACATTTTGAAAGCACAACTGAAGCTATAACGGCTTTGCGGGCGGATGGTTACCAGATCATCGCCATTGAACAGGCTGCAGGGAGCATCATGTTAAATACCTATAAGCCTTCCCGTACAAAAAAATATGCATTGATTTTTGGCAACGAGGTAAACGGGGTTGCCGATGAGGTCATGGCACAAATTGACGAATGCGTAGAAATACCGCAATTCGGCACCAAACACTCTTTCAATATTGTGATTTCTGCAGGTATTGTACTTTGGGATTTCTTTGCCAAACTAAGGCTATAA